In the genome of Bradysia coprophila strain Holo2 unplaced genomic scaffold, BU_Bcop_v1 contig_232, whole genome shotgun sequence, one region contains:
- the LOC119077111 gene encoding interferon-related developmental regulator 2 isoform X2: MPKTRKKGGRGQAADSNSDDESLNDNTSVYSMRSDNNGSVDDESEDAAFSATEKYEEKLVQAIENATEKSAQTRVTALQAMCDTMMHRFLPDFIDDRKVTIMDIIEKSIRRGKGNEQALAAHLAPLLIMQLGGDEEIAKSIGILLLATAQNKANTFDARAKCVSALALLNFLGGDDIGDVIALMQQLEAIFSGSYLKGDKTPSTVAADAGALHAAALSAWGLLLTLIPSGDFCSLMSTNSLAPSISNLIGMLQSPHLEVRMATGEVIALVLECGRGHEDDFLESYLPELIDATKLLATDSKKFRAKRDRKTQRATFRDVLRYLEDDTQPEITIRFGTESLELDTWAIHHQYTALCAIMGPGMTSHLRENDFLRDILQLGSKLIQANGMAGFKQKKLERRLINAAAFKARTLSRSKNRDKRSAVFA, encoded by the exons ATGCCTAAAACCAGGAAGAAGGGCGGAAGAG GGCAAGCGGCCGATTCAAATTCCGATGATGAGTCCCTAAATGACAACACTAGCGTCTATTCAATGCGTTCGGACAACAATGGTTCCGTTGACGATGAATCAGAGGATGCTGCCTTCAGCGCAACGGAAAAATACGAGGAAAAGCTGGTGCAAGCGATCGAAAATGCGACAGAGAAATCAGCTCAGACGCGTGTGACTGCTTTGCAGGCGATGTGCGACACAATGATGCACAGATTTTTGCCCGATTTTATTGACGACCGTAAAGTCACCATCATGGACATCATTGAAAAATCGATTCGTCGTGGTAAGGGTAATGAACAAGCGTTGGCTGCTCATTTGGCACCGTTACTCATCATGCAATTGGGTGGCGACGAAGAAATTGCGAAAAGCatcggaatattgttgttggcGACTGCGCAAAACAAAGCGAACACATTCGATGCCAGAGCAAAATGTGTTTCGGCTTTGGCTTTGTTGAATTTCTTGGGCGGTGACGATATTGGCGATGTTATCGCATTGATGCAACAGCTTGAGGCAATTTTCAGTGGCAGCTACTTAAAAGGAGATAAGACACCCAGTACGGTTGCTGCTGATGCTGGTGCTCTACATGCAGCTGCTTTGAGCGCATGGGGATTATTGTTGACACTGATTCCATCAGGAGATTTCTGTTCATTGATGTCTACCAATTCATTGGCACC ATCGATCAGCAATTTGATTGGAATGCTGCAGTCTCCTCATTTGGAAGTTCGAATGGCAACCGGTGAAGTAATCGCTCTTGTACTGGAGTGTGGTCGTGGTCACGAAGACGACTTCCTCGAATCGTATTTGCCCGAACTGATCGACGCTACGAAACTTTTAGCCACAGACTCAAAGAAATTCCGTGCCAAACGCGATCGTAAAACTCAACGTGCTACATTCAGAGATGTTCTCCGATATTTGGAA GATGATACTCAGCCAGAAATTACAATTCGTTTCGGTACTGAATCATTAGAGCTGGACACATGGGCTATTCATCATCAATACACAGCGCTATGTGCGATCATGGGCCCGGGTATGACATCTCATTTGagagaaaacgattttctgcGCGATATTCTTCAACTTGGCTCCAAATTGATTCAGGCGAATGGAATGGCTGGTTTCAAGCAAAAGAAATTGGAACGGCGCTTGATTAATGCAGCCGCTTTTAAGGCACGAACACTTTCACGCAGCAAAAATCGTGATAAACGATCGGCTGTTTTCGCATag
- the LOC119077111 gene encoding interferon-related developmental regulator 2 isoform X1: protein MPLAVRCKYRIRFISFKFVFNFVSNERQAADSNSDDESLNDNTSVYSMRSDNNGSVDDESEDAAFSATEKYEEKLVQAIENATEKSAQTRVTALQAMCDTMMHRFLPDFIDDRKVTIMDIIEKSIRRGKGNEQALAAHLAPLLIMQLGGDEEIAKSIGILLLATAQNKANTFDARAKCVSALALLNFLGGDDIGDVIALMQQLEAIFSGSYLKGDKTPSTVAADAGALHAAALSAWGLLLTLIPSGDFCSLMSTNSLAPSISNLIGMLQSPHLEVRMATGEVIALVLECGRGHEDDFLESYLPELIDATKLLATDSKKFRAKRDRKTQRATFRDVLRYLEDDTQPEITIRFGTESLELDTWAIHHQYTALCAIMGPGMTSHLRENDFLRDILQLGSKLIQANGMAGFKQKKLERRLINAAAFKARTLSRSKNRDKRSAVFA, encoded by the exons ATGCCACTGGCTGTACGATGTAAATATCGTATTCGCTTTATTTCCTTCAAATTTGTATTCAACTTCGTATCGAACGAAC GGCAAGCGGCCGATTCAAATTCCGATGATGAGTCCCTAAATGACAACACTAGCGTCTATTCAATGCGTTCGGACAACAATGGTTCCGTTGACGATGAATCAGAGGATGCTGCCTTCAGCGCAACGGAAAAATACGAGGAAAAGCTGGTGCAAGCGATCGAAAATGCGACAGAGAAATCAGCTCAGACGCGTGTGACTGCTTTGCAGGCGATGTGCGACACAATGATGCACAGATTTTTGCCCGATTTTATTGACGACCGTAAAGTCACCATCATGGACATCATTGAAAAATCGATTCGTCGTGGTAAGGGTAATGAACAAGCGTTGGCTGCTCATTTGGCACCGTTACTCATCATGCAATTGGGTGGCGACGAAGAAATTGCGAAAAGCatcggaatattgttgttggcGACTGCGCAAAACAAAGCGAACACATTCGATGCCAGAGCAAAATGTGTTTCGGCTTTGGCTTTGTTGAATTTCTTGGGCGGTGACGATATTGGCGATGTTATCGCATTGATGCAACAGCTTGAGGCAATTTTCAGTGGCAGCTACTTAAAAGGAGATAAGACACCCAGTACGGTTGCTGCTGATGCTGGTGCTCTACATGCAGCTGCTTTGAGCGCATGGGGATTATTGTTGACACTGATTCCATCAGGAGATTTCTGTTCATTGATGTCTACCAATTCATTGGCACC ATCGATCAGCAATTTGATTGGAATGCTGCAGTCTCCTCATTTGGAAGTTCGAATGGCAACCGGTGAAGTAATCGCTCTTGTACTGGAGTGTGGTCGTGGTCACGAAGACGACTTCCTCGAATCGTATTTGCCCGAACTGATCGACGCTACGAAACTTTTAGCCACAGACTCAAAGAAATTCCGTGCCAAACGCGATCGTAAAACTCAACGTGCTACATTCAGAGATGTTCTCCGATATTTGGAA GATGATACTCAGCCAGAAATTACAATTCGTTTCGGTACTGAATCATTAGAGCTGGACACATGGGCTATTCATCATCAATACACAGCGCTATGTGCGATCATGGGCCCGGGTATGACATCTCATTTGagagaaaacgattttctgcGCGATATTCTTCAACTTGGCTCCAAATTGATTCAGGCGAATGGAATGGCTGGTTTCAAGCAAAAGAAATTGGAACGGCGCTTGATTAATGCAGCCGCTTTTAAGGCACGAACACTTTCACGCAGCAAAAATCGTGATAAACGATCGGCTGTTTTCGCATag
- the LOC119077126 gene encoding 60S ribosomal protein L7 — MSDKYAVPNKLPAKQVSILAHRKKRQTEENSHGRVKQLNRSFKLRKKPRGFIKAEAFVNKFRKAERDTHRMKRMMEAKTLFKVTDSDTNKLLVVFRHRAHKIASEITNKMLGSLRLGQLFNAVLLKNNEETTALLKLVEPYVTWGYPSINTVRELIFKHGFLSIESKKVAIDSNKLIEDHLGESGVICIEDIVHELFHVNDNFDKIKEFLLPFKLKAPKGGWERKTGVSFTKGGEYGNRKEAINELLAKCL, encoded by the exons ATGTCGGACAA gTACGCCGTcccaaataaattgccggccAAGCAGGTGTCGATATTAGCCCATCGAAAGAAACGACaaactgaagaaaattcacaTGGCCGAGTCAAACAGTTGAACCGATCGTTTAAACTCCGCAAGAAGCCCAGAGGTTTCATCAAAGCAGAGGCATTCGTAAATAAATTCCGTAAAGCTGAACGAGATACACACCGAATGAAACGAATGATGGAAGCGAAAACTTTGTTCAAAGTAACTGATTCGGATACCAATAAATTGCTG GTCGTCTTCCGTCATCGTGCCCACAAAATTGCCTCCgagataacaaataaaatgttgggCAGTCTACGATTGGGTCAACTATTCAATGCTGTTCTGCTGAAGAATAACGAAGAGACGACGGCTTTGCTAAAATTGGTCGAACCGTATGTGACATGGGGCTATCCAAGCATCAATACGGTGAGAGAGTTGATCTTCAAGCACGGTTTCTTGAGCATTGAGTCGAAGAAAGTGGCTATCGATTCGAATAAGCTAATTGAAGATCATCTCGGCGAATCTGGCGTAATTTGCATTGAAGACATTGTGCACGAACTATTCCATGTTAACgataatttcgataaaatcaaAGAGTTTTTGTTACCGTTTAAG CTCAAAGCACCGAAAGGCGGCTGGGAACGGAAGACTGGTGTCAGTTTTACAAAGGGCGGTGAATATGGTAACAGAAAAGAAGCAATCAATGAATTACTGGCGAAATGCTTATAA